A window of the Emys orbicularis isolate rEmyOrb1 chromosome 1, rEmyOrb1.hap1, whole genome shotgun sequence genome harbors these coding sequences:
- the LOC135895500 gene encoding olfactory receptor 52E4-like, whose amino-acid sequence MSDSNTTAFTNPSTFILLGIPDLEEAHIWISIPFCAMYAIAVLGNFTILFIVKRETSLHEPMFYFLCMLAISDLIMSTSSVPKMLSIFWFNSREISFSACLTQMYFVHSFSGMESGILVAMAFDHYVAICNPLRHSSILTNSVVAKIGLAVVLRSGILALPYPFLASQWPYCRTNIIPHFYCGHISVVKLACADIRISSYYGLFDLLSVIGVDGFFIAVSYTQILRAIFRLPTKDARLKTFGTCISHVCAISALYIPDLFSSLIQRFDHNVPLHLRILLTSVYHMVPPVLHPIIYGLRTKQIRGRLLQLFTHKKN is encoded by the coding sequence ATGTCAGATTCTAACACAACCgccttcaccaacccctccaccttcatcctgctgggcattcctgatCTAGAGGAAGCCCATATCTGGATCTCCATTCCCTTCTGTGCTATGTACGCCATAGCCGtgttggggaacttcaccatcctgttcatcgtGAAGAGGGAGACAAGCCTCCACGAGCCTAtgttctatttcctctgcatgctggccatcaGCGACCTGATCATGTCCACATCCTCCGTACCCAAAATGCTGAgtatcttctggttcaattccagggagatcagtttcagtgcctgcctcacccaaaTGTATTTTGTTCACTCCTTCTCAGGGATGGAGTCTGGAATCctcgtggccatggcttttgatcactacgtggccatctgcaatCCTCTGAGACATTCCAGCATCCTGACAAACTCTGTGGTGGCCAAGATCGGTTTGGCTGTGGTGCTGCGCAGTGGCATACTCGCATTGCCCTATCCCTTCCTGGCGAGccagtggccatattgcagaaccaacatcatcccccattTCTATTGTGGACATATATcagtggtgaagctggcctgcgctGACATACGCATCAGTAGTTACTATGGCCTGTTTGATCTTCTCTCTGTGATCGGAGTGGATGGGTTTTTTATCGCCGTATCCTATActcagatcctcagggccatcttccgcctccccacaaaggatgctCGGCTCAAAACTTTTGGGACCTGCATCTCTCATGTTTGTGCCATCTCAGCTTTATACATCCCAGATTTATTCTCCTCCCTCATTCAGCGGTTTGACCACAATGTGCCACTGCATTTACGCATTCTCCTTACCAGTGTGTACCACATGGTGCCCCCCGTGCTACACCCCATCATTTACGGgttgaggaccaaacagatccggggcaggctgctccagctctttacTCATAAAAAGAACTAA
- the LOC135872947 gene encoding olfactory receptor 52E4-like yields the protein MSDSNRTNFTNPSTFILLGIPGLEAAHIWISIPFCAIYAIATLGNFTILFIVKREPSLHGPMFYFLCMLAINDLVMSTSTIPKMLSLFWFNSREISFSACLTQMYFVHSLSGMESGILVAMAFDRYVAICHPLRHSTILTNPVVAKIGLAVVLRSGILALPYPFLVRRWPYCRTNIIPHFYCQHIAVVKLACADIRINSYYGLFDLLTVILMDGYFIAMSYTQILRAIFRLPTKDARLKTFGTCISHVCAISALYIPDLFSSLIQRFDHNVPLHLRILLTSVYHMVPPVLHPIIYGLRTKQIRGRLLQLFTHKKN from the coding sequence ATGTCAGATTCTAACAGAACcaacttcaccaacccctccaccttcatcctactTGGCATTCCTGGCTTGGAGGCAGCCCATATCTGGATCTCCATTCCCTTCTGTGCTATTTACGCCATAGCCAcattggggaacttcaccatcctgttcattgtgaagagggagcccagcctccatgggcccatgttctatttcctctgcatgctggccataAACGACCTGGTCATGTCCACATCCACCATACCCAAAATGCTGAGcctcttctggttcaattccagggagatcagtttcagtgcctgcctcacccaaaTGTATTTCGTTCACTCCCTCTCAGGGATGGAGTCTGGAATCctcgtggccatggcttttgatcgctacgtggccatctgccatcccctgagacattccaccatcctgacaaacccAGTGGTGGCCAAGATCGGCTTGGCTGTGGTGCTGCGCAGTGGCATACTCGCATTACCCTATCCCTTCCTGGTGAGAcggtggccatattgcagaaccaacatcatcccccacttTTATTGTCAGCATATagctgtggtgaagctggcctgcgctGACATCCGCATCAATAGTTACTATGGCCTGTTTGATCTTCTCACTGTGATTTTAATGGATGGGTATTTTATCGCCATGTCCTATActcagatcctccgggccatcttccgcctccccacaaaggatgcccgGCTCAAAACTTTTGGGACCTGCATCTCTCATGTTTGTGCCATCTCAGCTTTGTACATCCCAGATTTATTCTCCTCCCTCATTCAGCGGTTTGACCACAATGTGCCACTGCATTTACGCATTCTCCTTACCAGTGTGTACCACATGGTGCCCCCCGTGCTACACCCCATCATTTACGGgttgaggaccaaacagatccggggcaggctgctccagctctttacTCATAAAAAGAACTAA